The proteins below come from a single Sorghum bicolor cultivar BTx623 chromosome 4, Sorghum_bicolor_NCBIv3, whole genome shotgun sequence genomic window:
- the LOC8078940 gene encoding protein CPR-5 isoform X2 — protein MCTSAVKESLTNIYGDRFQSFMGNFEKAFGSTLRTIHLINETPVYEQDMAQCSYKDGNSVPEIKLGGADSLPEIKLGGADSQSQIHDVQTDMPSSSMNNQIVLHAGVNHQLVHLTRSRSNPEIDQHILSVFERSLNEQTRSNELKELEIGLTMRKLQLSRSQLALSSESHMLEKIKVSMGFEKASFKEKKFKTEMEDTKHAELFRKLIDMLLTAVVLMSVCFGYGTYIYSYQRITAATSACAAISREYTSWWMPSSVSAFNSGLLLFKCHVIAATRIFFGILMLLLIGWLIFQRSAMTGPNMPVTFNVMILGVLCGYFGSRCVDTLGGDGNVWLIYWEALCSIHLLGNIWPSLLHHILYGPISVTHRTKAVHLPYWTRRYAFYVLVTLILPCLAGLLPFASLSDWKELAVQYLKSRFSGSNIED, from the exons ATGTGTACCTCGGCAGTGAAGGAGTCCTTAACAAAT aTTTATGGTGACAGATTTCAGAGTTTCATGGGTAACTTTGAGAAAGCTTTTGGTAGTACATTGAGAACCATTCACCTTATCAATGAAACACCTGTCTATGAACAAGATATGGCACAATGTTCTTACAAAGATGGTAATTCTGTACCTGAAATCAAGTTGGGTGGTGCTGATTCATTACCTGAAATAAAGTTGGGTGGTGCTGATTCACAAAGTCAGATACATGATGTCCAGACTGACATGCCCTCGAGTTCCATGAATAATCAGATTGTTCTTCATGCGGGCGTCAATCACCAGCTGGTTCACCTTACTCGTAGCAGATCTAATCCAGAAATTGATCAGCACATCCTTAGTGTATTTGAGAGATCTCTGAATGAGCAAACTCGTTCAAATGAGCTCAAGGAGCTTGAAATAGGACTTACTATGAGAAAATTGCAATTGAGCCGATCTCAGTTAGCTCTGAGCTCTGAATCACACATGTTAGAGAAGATCAAAGTTTCTATGGGATTTGAGAAAGCCTCTTTCAAAGAGAAGAAATTCAAGACTGAAATGGAGGATACAAAGCATGCAGAACTTTTCAGGAAACTTATAGATATGCTTCTTACTGCAGTGGTACTCATGTCTGTCTGTTTTGGATATGGAACATATATTTACTCGTACCAGAGGATAACTGCTGCTACTTCAGCTTGTGCAGCAATTTCAAGG GAGTATACATCTTGGTGGATGCCAAGTTCAGTGTCCGCATTCAACTCTGGTTTGCTGCTTTTCAAATGCCATGTGATAGCAGCAACAAGGATATTCTTTGGAATTTTGATGCTCCTATTAATTGGTTGGTTGATATTCCAGCGTTCTGCAATGACTGGACCAAACATGCCAGTAACATTCAATGTTATGATATTGGGAGTTCTTTGTGGTTATTTTGGAAGCCGTTGTGTCGACACATTGGGTGGGGATGGAAATGTATGGCTTATATACTGGGAGGCCCTTTGCTCCATCCATTTACTTGGAAACATTTGGCCATCTCTTTTACATCACATACTCTATGGTCCTATTTCTGTGACTCACAGGACCAAGGCTGTTCATTTACCATATTGGACCCGCCGATACGCATTTTATGTTTTGGTGACACTTATTCTGCCATGCTTGGCTGGTTTGCTGCCATTTGCATCTCTGTCAGACTGGAAAGAGCTTGCAGTTCAATATTTGAAGTCCAGATTCAGTGGAAGTAACATTGAGGAT
- the LOC8078940 gene encoding protein CPR-5 isoform X1 has protein sequence MDGSHIAAASPEAGGASSSASSASSYGGSASGRSWLRKGVHLRRRRRRVAVRGGERAGGDDVQDLALPLGMSFAAVLAQVLNRCNGSEGRLRPDVLSKMCTSAVKESLTNIYGDRFQSFMGNFEKAFGSTLRTIHLINETPVYEQDMAQCSYKDGNSVPEIKLGGADSLPEIKLGGADSQSQIHDVQTDMPSSSMNNQIVLHAGVNHQLVHLTRSRSNPEIDQHILSVFERSLNEQTRSNELKELEIGLTMRKLQLSRSQLALSSESHMLEKIKVSMGFEKASFKEKKFKTEMEDTKHAELFRKLIDMLLTAVVLMSVCFGYGTYIYSYQRITAATSACAAISREYTSWWMPSSVSAFNSGLLLFKCHVIAATRIFFGILMLLLIGWLIFQRSAMTGPNMPVTFNVMILGVLCGYFGSRCVDTLGGDGNVWLIYWEALCSIHLLGNIWPSLLHHILYGPISVTHRTKAVHLPYWTRRYAFYVLVTLILPCLAGLLPFASLSDWKELAVQYLKSRFSGSNIED, from the exons ATGGACGGGTCCCATATCGCCGCCGCATCGCCGGAGGCCGGAGGGGCGTCCTCGTCGGCGTCGTCGGCCTCGTCTTACGGCGGTTCGGCGTCCGGGCGCTCCTGGCTGCGGAAGGGGGTGCACCTGCGCCGGCGCCGGAGGCGGGTGGCCGTTAGGGGAGGGGAGAGAGCCGGTGGCGACGATGTGCAAGATCTCGCGCTGCCTCTCGGGATGTCCTTCGCGGCGGTGCTTGCCCAG GTTCTAAATAGATGCAATGGTTCTGAAGGAAGATTACGACCTGATGTCCTCTCAAAG ATGTGTACCTCGGCAGTGAAGGAGTCCTTAACAAAT aTTTATGGTGACAGATTTCAGAGTTTCATGGGTAACTTTGAGAAAGCTTTTGGTAGTACATTGAGAACCATTCACCTTATCAATGAAACACCTGTCTATGAACAAGATATGGCACAATGTTCTTACAAAGATGGTAATTCTGTACCTGAAATCAAGTTGGGTGGTGCTGATTCATTACCTGAAATAAAGTTGGGTGGTGCTGATTCACAAAGTCAGATACATGATGTCCAGACTGACATGCCCTCGAGTTCCATGAATAATCAGATTGTTCTTCATGCGGGCGTCAATCACCAGCTGGTTCACCTTACTCGTAGCAGATCTAATCCAGAAATTGATCAGCACATCCTTAGTGTATTTGAGAGATCTCTGAATGAGCAAACTCGTTCAAATGAGCTCAAGGAGCTTGAAATAGGACTTACTATGAGAAAATTGCAATTGAGCCGATCTCAGTTAGCTCTGAGCTCTGAATCACACATGTTAGAGAAGATCAAAGTTTCTATGGGATTTGAGAAAGCCTCTTTCAAAGAGAAGAAATTCAAGACTGAAATGGAGGATACAAAGCATGCAGAACTTTTCAGGAAACTTATAGATATGCTTCTTACTGCAGTGGTACTCATGTCTGTCTGTTTTGGATATGGAACATATATTTACTCGTACCAGAGGATAACTGCTGCTACTTCAGCTTGTGCAGCAATTTCAAGG GAGTATACATCTTGGTGGATGCCAAGTTCAGTGTCCGCATTCAACTCTGGTTTGCTGCTTTTCAAATGCCATGTGATAGCAGCAACAAGGATATTCTTTGGAATTTTGATGCTCCTATTAATTGGTTGGTTGATATTCCAGCGTTCTGCAATGACTGGACCAAACATGCCAGTAACATTCAATGTTATGATATTGGGAGTTCTTTGTGGTTATTTTGGAAGCCGTTGTGTCGACACATTGGGTGGGGATGGAAATGTATGGCTTATATACTGGGAGGCCCTTTGCTCCATCCATTTACTTGGAAACATTTGGCCATCTCTTTTACATCACATACTCTATGGTCCTATTTCTGTGACTCACAGGACCAAGGCTGTTCATTTACCATATTGGACCCGCCGATACGCATTTTATGTTTTGGTGACACTTATTCTGCCATGCTTGGCTGGTTTGCTGCCATTTGCATCTCTGTCAGACTGGAAAGAGCTTGCAGTTCAATATTTGAAGTCCAGATTCAGTGGAAGTAACATTGAGGAT